In Flavobacterium luteolum, the DNA window TGTTGCTCTTGCATTGGCTACTGGAGAAGCTTCAATGCCAATTCCAGAATCTGTTAAAGTTACTTTCAAAGGAGATATGAAAGGGTATATGGACTTCCGTGATGTTGTTCATGCTACTCAAGCTCAAATGCTTCACCAATTTGGAGGAGAAAATGTATTCCAAGGAAGAATCATTGAGGTTCACATTGGAACATTAACTGCTGACCAAGCCTTTACATTTACAGACTGGACTGCAGAGATGAAAGCTAAAGCTTCTATCTGTATTTCTGAAGATGATACTTTAATCGAATCATTGGAAATTGCTAAAGGCAGAATCCAAATCATGATCGACAAAGGTATGGACAACGATAAACACGTTCTTCAAGGATTGATCAACAAAGCTGATAAGAGAATTGCTGAGATTAAATCGGCTGAAAAACCAGCTTTAACTCCAGATGCAAATGCTAAATATTATGCTGAAGTTGTAGTTGATCTTGATCAAATTGCTGAGCCAATGATCGCCGATCCAGACGTAAATAATGCTGATGTTTCTAAACGTTATACTCACGATACAATTAGACCATTATCTTTTTACGGTGGAGAGAAAAAAGTAGATCTTGGATTTATTGGTTCTTGTATGGTTCACAAAGGAGATATGAAAATCCTTGCTCAAATGTTGAAAAACGTAGAGGCACAAACAGGAAAAGTGGAATTCAACGCTCCTCTTGTAGTTGCTCCTCCAACTTACAACATTGTTGATGAATTAAAAGCCGAAGGTGACTGGGAAGTTCTACAAAGATATTCAGGTTTCGAATTCGACGATAATGCTCCAAAAGGTGCTGCGCGTACAGAATACGAAAACATGTTGTATTTAGAGCGTCCAGGATGTAACCTTTGTATGGGTAACCAAGAAAAAGCAGCTAAAGGAGATACGGTAATGGCAACTTCAACTCGTCTTTTCCAAGGTAGAGTTGTAGAAGACAAAGAAGGTAAAAAAGGAGAATCATTGCTTTCTTCTACACCAGTTGTAGTTTTGTCTACAATTTTAGGAAGAACTCCAACTTTAGCAGAATATACAACTGCGGTTGAAGGTATTAACTTGACTAAGTTTGCACCTTCTAATAAATCGTTAGTAATGTAATCTTACGATTATTAATATATCAAAAGCCCGAGCGATAAACTCGGGCTTTTTCTTTTTTAACTCTCCTATTTTTTGTAACTTGTCATGTTCAAAATAAAATAAAAAAACAAAAAATAATATAGAACTTATGGCTTTTGATATCGAAATGATTAAAAAAGTGTACGAAAACATGCCAAATCGTGTTGATAAAGCACGAGAGATTGTTGGACGTCCACTTACTTTGACAGAGAAAATTTTATACAACCACCTTTGGGATGGAAATCCGACAAAGGCGTTTGGCAGAGGAGTTGATTATGTTGATTTCGCACCAGATCGTGTTGCGTGTCAAGATGCAACGGCACAAATGGCATTATTGCAGTTTATGCATGCAGGAAAATCTAAAGTGGCAGTACCAACAACGGTTCACTGTGATCACTTGATTCAGGCAAAAGTAGATGCTGCAACCGATTTGGCTAGAGCAAAAACACAAAGTAATGAGGTTTTTGATTTCTTATCTTCTGTTTCTAATAAATACGGAATAGGTTTTTGGAAGCCAGGAGCTGGAATTATTCACCAAGTGGTACTTGAAAATTATGCTTTCCCTGGCGGAATGATGATTGGTACCGATTCTCATACTGTAAATGCAGGTGGTTTAGGAATGGTGGCTATTGGTGTTGGCGGAGCAGATGCTGTAGATGTTATGTCTGGAATGGCTTGGGAACTTAAATTTCCTAAACTTATCGGAGTTAAATTAACAGGGAAATTATCAGGATGGACCGCGCCAAAAGACGTTATTCTTAAGGTGGCTGGTATTTTGACTGTAAAAGGAGGAACTGGTGCTATTGTCGAGTATTTTGGAGAAGGTGCAACTTCTATGTCTTGTACAGGTAAAGGGACTATTTGTAATATGGGAGCCGAAATTGGAGCTACAACTTCTACTTTTGGATATGATGCTTCTATGGGGCGTTACCTGCGTTCTACAAATAGAGCCGATGTTGCCGATGCAGCAGATAAAATTGCTCCATATTTAACAGGAGATCCAGAAGTTTACGCAAACCCTGAAAAATATTTCGATCAGGTTATCGAAATTGATTTGTCTAAATTAGAGCCACACTTAAATGGACCTTTTACGCCAGATTTGGCTACTCCAATTTCTAAAATGAAAGAAGAAGCAATCAAAAATAACTGGCCATTACAAATTCAAGTTGGTTTAATAGGGTCTTGTACCAACTCTTCTTACGAAGATATTTCGCGTGCAGCTTCTTTGGCAAGACAGGTTGCAGATAAAAACTTAAAGACAAAAGCCGAGTTTACTATTACTCCAGGTTCTGAAGTAGTTCGTTCGACTATTGAAAGAGACGGATTTATTGATACGTTCCATAAAATTGGGGCAACTGTTTTTGCTAATGCCTGCGGACCATGTATTGGTATGTGGGATAGAGAAGGGGCAGAAAAAGAAGAAAGAAATACAATTGTTCACTCTTTCAATCGTAACTTCTCAAAGCGTGCAGATGGTAATCCAAATACGTTAGCTTTTGTAGGTTCTCCAGAGTTGGTAACAGCGATGGCGATTGCTGGTGATTTGGGCTTTAATCCATTGACAGATACATTAATCAACGAAGATGGCGAAGAAGTTATGCTTGATGCTCCAACAGGAGACGAGCTTCCTTCTAAGGGGTTCTACGCCGAAGATCCAGGATTTCAGGCTCCAGCAGCAGATGGTTCAAATGTGCAAGTTGTGGTCAATCCAACATCTGAGCGATTGCAACTATTAGCTCCGTTTGATGCTTGGGATGGTAAAAATATTACTGGTGCTAAATTGTTGATCAAAGCATTCGGTAAATGTACAACAGATCATATTTCTATGGCTGGACCATGGTTGCGCTTCCGCGGACATTTAGATAATATTTCTAATAATATGCTAATTGGTGCGGTAAATGCTTATAATCAAAAAACAAACTCAGTTAAAAATCAATTGACAGGTCAATATGATGCTGTTCCTGCGGTTGCTCGTGCGTATAAAGCTGCTGGAGTTCCGTCTATCGTAGTTGGAGATCATAACTACGGAGAAGGTTCTTCTCGTGAGCATGCTGCGATGGAACCTCGTTTCTTAGGTGTCAAAGCAGTATTGGTAAAATCTTTCGCTCGTATCCACGAAACAAACCTTAAAAAGCAAGGTCTTTTAGGTTTGACATTTGCAAATGAAGCTGATTATGATAAAATCCAAGAGGATGATACTATTAACTTCTTAGATTTAACAGAATTTGCTCCAGGAAAACCATTGACATTAGAATTTGTTCATGCAGATGGTACCAAAGATATTATTTTGGCTAACCATACGTATAATGAAGGGCAAATTGGATGGTTTGTTGCAGGTTCTGCATTAAACTTAATTGCGGCTGGAAAAGCTTAATTTTTAGATTTATATATTTTAAAATGCCCTGTTTTTACAGGGCATTTTTTATTATAATTAATTTGGTTTACTAGTTTGCGGTAAATAAGCTCAAGCCAGATGATAAAACTTTGATGTGATTGAGTTGTGTTTTGTCAAATTCTTCTATGTCAATGCTGTAAATGTTTTGTGAAGGAGTGTTTGAGAAGTCGTCTTGAAGAGTTCCGCCAAGTATGTATAATTTGTTGTTGTAATAGTGCATGCTAGAACCTTTTAATTTAATATCAACCAGATATTCCTTTAATTGTTTTGTTTTAATATCATAAAGATATACTTGATTGTTTTCAAAAAAATAAATTATATTTTCATGAAAGGTTACAGCTGGTTTTTCTAATCCTGTAAATAATTCTCCTTCAGTCTGCCATTTTTCAGTTTTTAGATCAAAGGTTTCAATTTGAGATAAAGGGGTGTCGTTGTTTCCTCCAATTAAATAAATTTTATCACCTATTAGAACGCCCGAAGTTTCTTTGGCAACAGGCATACTTGCAAGCTCATACCAATAGCCAGAAGTGATGTTGTATAGATGTACTTTATTTGTAAATGTCTTCTTGTCTTTATCATTCATTTTTATTGAACCTCCAATTACAATTATATTGTCATTGTAAGTAAATGAAGCAGCATTAGATGCTTGATGTGGATTTGTTTTATCAATTGTAATACTTTGCTTTTTAGTGTCAAATACCTCAATCTCATTTTGAAGGTATTCAAAAATTCCATTGTCAGAAATTTTTTTTCCTCCTAAAAT includes these proteins:
- a CDS encoding Kelch repeat-containing protein, which codes for MKNLFYLIIFFPFITNAQIIKGTVLSKKNKTALEDTNITSISGNFGTLTNSNGEFTLKLPSNFKDQDSLQFSHIGFITTKIALTDLKKTDFKIFLKETIENLEGLVITKNHKLRLKSKLNTTKLAPLQYRITSFGSILQDSKIYIIGGDASYKTDPWEKVKRERPDFTLKDYLREIRNNPNYFSYKEKLLVYDIQNNSWEESNLKFKKRAYHNLNYYDGKIYILGGKKISDNGIFEYLQNEIEVFDTKKQSITIDKTNPHQASNAASFTYNDNIIVIGGSIKMNDKDKKTFTNKVHLYNITSGYWYELASMPVAKETSGVLIGDKIYLIGGNNDTPLSQIETFDLKTEKWQTEGELFTGLEKPAVTFHENIIYFFENNQVYLYDIKTKQLKEYLVDIKLKGSSMHYYNNKLYILGGTLQDDFSNTPSQNIYSIDIEEFDKTQLNHIKVLSSGLSLFTAN
- a CDS encoding aconitate hydratase codes for the protein MAFDIEMIKKVYENMPNRVDKAREIVGRPLTLTEKILYNHLWDGNPTKAFGRGVDYVDFAPDRVACQDATAQMALLQFMHAGKSKVAVPTTVHCDHLIQAKVDAATDLARAKTQSNEVFDFLSSVSNKYGIGFWKPGAGIIHQVVLENYAFPGGMMIGTDSHTVNAGGLGMVAIGVGGADAVDVMSGMAWELKFPKLIGVKLTGKLSGWTAPKDVILKVAGILTVKGGTGAIVEYFGEGATSMSCTGKGTICNMGAEIGATTSTFGYDASMGRYLRSTNRADVADAADKIAPYLTGDPEVYANPEKYFDQVIEIDLSKLEPHLNGPFTPDLATPISKMKEEAIKNNWPLQIQVGLIGSCTNSSYEDISRAASLARQVADKNLKTKAEFTITPGSEVVRSTIERDGFIDTFHKIGATVFANACGPCIGMWDREGAEKEERNTIVHSFNRNFSKRADGNPNTLAFVGSPELVTAMAIAGDLGFNPLTDTLINEDGEEVMLDAPTGDELPSKGFYAEDPGFQAPAADGSNVQVVVNPTSERLQLLAPFDAWDGKNITGAKLLIKAFGKCTTDHISMAGPWLRFRGHLDNISNNMLIGAVNAYNQKTNSVKNQLTGQYDAVPAVARAYKAAGVPSIVVGDHNYGEGSSREHAAMEPRFLGVKAVLVKSFARIHETNLKKQGLLGLTFANEADYDKIQEDDTINFLDLTEFAPGKPLTLEFVHADGTKDIILANHTYNEGQIGWFVAGSALNLIAAGKA